A stretch of the Polyangiaceae bacterium genome encodes the following:
- a CDS encoding MATE family efflux transporter: MAAPVQSAVQLDTTGSPYKVVLKLATPTVLAMLTQSVVNEVDIVFFSWLPCPESSNAQAALLPSLILLWLFGGSLSAISVGTQALAARRFAQQKNADAGAVLVNSWFFSLTAGIVFTVGGYLSLPYVLGALIKVPEVREAATAYLHWRLLGIVSMAMTFSFKSFFDGIGKTHVHMVSAIVMNALNIVLCLIFIFGRFGAPRMGIAGAGLAGFVSTWFGLLIMIGWAAFTKYRQPFGPFALGKLQKSLTWDILKLSIPSAVATVAVMSGFALFAMIVSKLDAIAGTTALVNPACPGGQAEAVNSAATTVIVGVLKLTFTACLAFGTSTATLVSQSLGAGNPEKAARFGWVSVRLGLVIFGVVGLLEGVIFPTQILSVVSQSPPVIEAALLPMRVMGICTPAIAVGMILTQALFGAGNTRFVMIVELILHFMCLVPLAWVLGITLGFGLIGIWSAAVTYVVLLTVVMVWKFKSGDWKAIKI; the protein is encoded by the coding sequence ATGGCCGCTCCGGTACAATCAGCCGTCCAGCTCGACACCACCGGCTCTCCCTACAAGGTGGTGCTCAAGCTCGCGACGCCCACCGTCCTGGCGATGCTCACCCAGAGCGTCGTCAACGAAGTGGACATCGTCTTCTTCTCTTGGCTGCCCTGCCCGGAGTCGTCGAACGCGCAGGCCGCGCTCCTGCCTTCGCTGATCCTGCTCTGGCTCTTCGGCGGCTCGCTCTCGGCCATCTCGGTGGGCACCCAGGCGCTGGCGGCCCGGCGCTTCGCGCAGCAGAAGAACGCCGACGCGGGGGCCGTGCTGGTCAACTCCTGGTTCTTCTCGCTGACCGCCGGCATCGTCTTCACGGTCGGCGGCTACCTCAGCTTGCCCTACGTCCTGGGAGCCTTGATCAAGGTGCCGGAGGTGCGGGAAGCGGCGACGGCGTACCTGCACTGGCGGCTGCTCGGCATCGTCAGCATGGCGATGACCTTCAGCTTCAAGTCCTTCTTCGACGGCATCGGAAAGACTCACGTACACATGGTGAGCGCGATCGTGATGAACGCGCTGAACATCGTGCTCTGCCTGATCTTCATCTTCGGCCGCTTCGGCGCCCCGCGCATGGGCATCGCCGGCGCCGGCCTCGCCGGCTTCGTCTCGACCTGGTTCGGACTGCTCATCATGATCGGCTGGGCCGCGTTCACGAAGTACCGTCAGCCGTTCGGACCGTTCGCCCTGGGCAAGCTACAGAAGTCGCTGACCTGGGACATCTTGAAGCTCTCCATCCCGAGCGCGGTCGCCACGGTCGCCGTGATGAGCGGCTTCGCGTTGTTCGCCATGATCGTGAGCAAGCTCGACGCCATCGCGGGGACGACGGCGTTGGTGAACCCGGCGTGTCCCGGCGGGCAGGCCGAAGCGGTGAACAGCGCCGCGACCACGGTGATCGTGGGCGTGCTCAAGCTGACCTTCACCGCCTGTCTCGCCTTCGGGACCTCGACCGCGACGCTGGTGAGCCAGTCCCTGGGCGCAGGTAACCCGGAGAAGGCCGCGCGCTTCGGCTGGGTCAGCGTGCGCTTGGGCCTCGTGATCTTCGGCGTGGTCGGCCTGCTCGAGGGGGTGATCTTCCCGACCCAGATCCTCTCGGTCGTGAGCCAAAGCCCGCCGGTCATCGAGGCTGCGCTCTTGCCCATGCGCGTCATGGGCATCTGCACGCCGGCCATCGCGGTGGGCATGATCCTGACCCAGGCGCTGTTCGGCGCGGGCAACACGCGCTTCGTGATGATCGTGGAGCTGATCCTCCACTTCATGTGTCTGGTGCCGCTGGCCTGGGTGCTCGGCATCACCCTGGGCTTCGGCCTGATCGGCATCTGGAGCGCGGCGGTGACCTACGTGGTGCTGCTCACGGTGGTGATGGTCTGGAAGTTCAAGAGCGGCGACTGGAAGGCCATCAAGATATGA
- a CDS encoding protein kinase, protein MSAELSAQKSTKSAKNPAEEEAEVLPRRFGRLTLLRLMARGGMGEVYLAATGAIEGAERPCVVKIIRREHAGDRSFLARFLDEARIQAQLQHPGVAQILEASTDGSGQPFVVVEHVEGRNLGEVRNRAQQLGARISWPEALAIGVIMAEALAHVHERTDASGRPLEIVHRDLSPQNVMLGYGGDLKLIDFGTARGENRRCHTVAGIVFAKPGYVAPEVANNTPGGVPADLYAFGIMLWELVVGRRFLSGEASEHMAAVGAGKKNPTAVAQLCDAPPELDSIIARLTATQIEDRYPSAREALTDLVELMKRAPSLPNGERGVRARIGQLMQRLYPAEPARSRGEFVRLVAQARKIEKPRLVLPPPSPTPPPADQDPSLLPGTRYRLLGEIGAGAMGVVHEAYHVDLGRRLAVKVLSPEQSSSAASDRLRAEARAIARVEHENLVRLVDFGISSDGRAFYAMEFLEGETLDRRIARGEELGWREVARLGVQACAALEAAHAAGVVHRDIKPANLFLTCAGTLKLLDFGVAKLARGIETESLDGEALVVIGTPEYMAPEQARGGESDDRSDLYALGAVLYELVTGRLPFEAPSTVALLDEKTKTKPEAPRLRAPQRGIPTMLDKTISKAMEPSSDDRFQSAEEMRQALEAALREPEEKRRRRRRIGIGVVGALVLCAGIFGGVAAAKPDVRGRAWAAAKPMIDRLKGAPTEVAAAAPAEEAEVAEEPAPTGEEPAAVPVEEASDEASEPTAEEAKAEPAPAEAAEEETAKPEAEVAKAEPEPEKKEEKSAASDDEMFSAQPVQGESGDKVEGLLAAAQELVQSGKKIKALNEYRKIGKKHRKDPRALKAWSEAAAQMKGYGEALRVAKRWADVDKSIEARIFLASMQRKVGKREDAIKTLNALLQERPGCQEARSMLKGLSPEARVAQK, encoded by the coding sequence ATGTCCGCCGAGCTCTCCGCGCAGAAGTCGACGAAATCGGCCAAGAATCCTGCCGAGGAGGAGGCCGAGGTCCTGCCCCGGCGCTTCGGACGCCTGACGCTGCTCCGACTGATGGCCCGGGGCGGGATGGGCGAGGTGTACCTGGCCGCGACCGGCGCCATCGAAGGCGCCGAGCGACCCTGCGTGGTCAAGATCATCCGGCGCGAGCACGCCGGAGACCGCTCCTTCCTGGCGCGCTTCCTGGACGAGGCGCGGATCCAGGCGCAGCTCCAGCACCCGGGAGTCGCGCAGATCCTGGAGGCCTCCACCGACGGCAGCGGGCAGCCCTTCGTCGTGGTCGAGCACGTCGAGGGGCGGAACCTCGGCGAGGTGCGCAACCGGGCTCAGCAGCTCGGCGCGCGGATCAGCTGGCCGGAGGCGCTGGCCATCGGCGTGATCATGGCCGAAGCGCTCGCGCACGTGCACGAGCGAACCGACGCCTCGGGACGCCCCCTCGAGATCGTGCATCGCGACCTCAGCCCGCAGAACGTGATGCTGGGCTACGGCGGCGATCTGAAGCTGATCGACTTCGGCACGGCGCGTGGTGAGAACCGCCGCTGCCACACCGTCGCGGGCATCGTCTTCGCCAAGCCGGGCTACGTCGCCCCCGAGGTCGCCAACAATACCCCCGGTGGCGTTCCTGCGGACCTCTACGCCTTCGGCATCATGCTCTGGGAGCTGGTGGTGGGACGCCGCTTCCTCAGCGGCGAGGCGTCGGAGCACATGGCGGCGGTCGGTGCCGGCAAGAAGAACCCCACGGCGGTGGCGCAGCTCTGCGACGCTCCCCCCGAGCTCGACTCGATCATCGCTCGGCTGACCGCGACCCAGATCGAGGATCGCTATCCGTCGGCGCGCGAAGCGCTCACGGATCTGGTGGAGCTGATGAAACGAGCTCCGAGCCTGCCGAACGGCGAGCGCGGCGTCCGCGCGCGCATCGGGCAGCTGATGCAGCGGCTCTACCCTGCGGAGCCCGCCCGCAGCCGGGGCGAGTTCGTGCGCTTGGTGGCCCAGGCTCGCAAGATCGAAAAGCCCCGACTCGTGCTGCCGCCGCCGTCACCGACGCCGCCGCCCGCCGACCAGGACCCCTCGCTCTTGCCGGGAACCCGCTACCGCCTGCTGGGCGAAATCGGCGCGGGCGCCATGGGGGTCGTACACGAGGCCTATCACGTGGATCTCGGGCGGCGCCTAGCGGTCAAGGTCCTGTCGCCGGAGCAGTCTTCGAGCGCCGCCTCCGACCGCCTGCGCGCTGAAGCCCGAGCCATCGCCCGCGTCGAGCACGAGAACCTGGTTCGGCTGGTGGACTTCGGCATCTCGAGCGACGGCCGGGCCTTCTATGCGATGGAGTTCCTCGAAGGCGAGACCCTCGACCGGCGCATCGCCCGCGGCGAGGAGCTCGGCTGGCGCGAGGTCGCTCGCCTCGGCGTGCAGGCCTGCGCGGCCCTCGAGGCCGCCCACGCGGCCGGTGTGGTCCACCGCGACATCAAGCCCGCCAACCTGTTCTTGACCTGCGCCGGCACGCTGAAGCTCCTGGACTTCGGCGTCGCGAAGCTCGCGCGTGGCATCGAGACCGAGTCGCTGGACGGCGAGGCGCTCGTGGTGATCGGAACGCCCGAGTACATGGCGCCCGAGCAGGCCCGCGGTGGCGAGTCAGACGACCGCAGCGATCTCTACGCCCTCGGTGCCGTGCTCTACGAGCTGGTCACCGGACGACTGCCCTTCGAGGCGCCGAGCACGGTCGCGCTCTTGGACGAAAAAACGAAGACGAAGCCCGAGGCGCCGCGCCTCCGAGCCCCACAGAGAGGAATACCGACGATGCTGGACAAGACCATCTCCAAGGCCATGGAGCCGAGCTCCGACGACCGGTTCCAGAGCGCAGAGGAAATGCGCCAGGCGCTCGAGGCGGCGCTCCGAGAGCCGGAGGAGAAGCGCCGCCGGCGCCGCCGCATCGGAATCGGTGTGGTCGGGGCTTTGGTCCTGTGCGCCGGAATTTTCGGCGGCGTCGCAGCCGCCAAGCCGGACGTGCGCGGTCGCGCATGGGCGGCGGCCAAGCCGATGATCGATCGTCTCAAAGGCGCGCCGACGGAGGTCGCTGCTGCGGCGCCCGCCGAGGAGGCGGAGGTGGCGGAGGAGCCGGCGCCCACCGGCGAAGAGCCAGCGGCGGTGCCTGTCGAGGAGGCCAGCGACGAAGCGAGCGAGCCGACGGCCGAGGAGGCGAAGGCCGAGCCCGCTCCAGCTGAAGCCGCCGAGGAGGAGACCGCGAAGCCCGAAGCGGAGGTCGCGAAGGCCGAGCCGGAGCCGGAGAAGAAGGAAGAGAAGAGCGCCGCTTCCGACGACGAGATGTTCAGCGCCCAGCCCGTCCAGGGCGAGAGCGGCGACAAGGTCGAGGGACTGCTCGCCGCGGCCCAGGAGCTCGTGCAGAGCGGCAAGAAGATCAAGGCCCTGAACGAGTACCGGAAGATCGGCAAGAAGCACCGCAAGGATCCGAGGGCGCTCAAGGCATGGAGCGAGGCCGCCGCGCAGATGAAGGGCTATGGCGAGGCGCTGCGCGTCGCGAAGCGCTGGGCAGACGTGGACAAGAGCATCGAGGCGCGCATCTTCCTGGCCAGCATGCAGCGGAAGGTGGGCAAGCGCGAGGACGCGATCAAGACGCTGAACGCGCTCCTCCAAGAGCGCCCGGGCTGTCAGGAAGCGCGCAGCATGCTCAAGGGTCTCTCCCCAGAGGCTCGCGTCGCGCAGAAGTAG
- a CDS encoding TRAP transporter large permease — protein sequence MIILLFVIVFALLGAPVFAVMAGATQLAWLSHPEEGQRFMRFLAPDVLDERFVGSPIMVTVPLFTFIGYTMAESRTPERIVRASNAFFGWMPGGLAIVCIVASAFFTTLTGGSAVTIVAIGALLYPALLKRGYPKDYALGVVMTGGSLGLLLPPSLPILVYSLVAGIDFTKAFKAAVIPGLLVVALLGVHAAYVGVKAKIPRTKPNLSEMGSSLWYVKWELGIPFLILGGLFTGLTDIDEVAALAALYVVTIEIFVYKDLTLRDIPRIARSSIALAGAIILIMAMAMALTNYIINEKIPQQIFDWVTGMGVTKPWHFLIALNVFLYIQGMVMDGFSAILVAVPLLIPFAAQFGLSPFHLAMMFLLNLEIAYLSPPLGQNLFVTSFRFNKPMVHLYRIAVPFIAILVVGLIILMTTPKLSTFAIEGDIKAAKAKAAEHGEPPRDAWMMECVQEDRNNPLPCSKEDKEKWGAGKEIKAPEEPTPDQPTPDEPTPDPSAAPTGDDDDQDMLDEMMGGDKKDAAKDAEAPKKGEDDDEDQMLDEMLK from the coding sequence ATGATCATCCTGCTCTTCGTCATCGTGTTCGCGCTCCTGGGCGCGCCCGTGTTCGCGGTCATGGCCGGAGCGACGCAGCTCGCCTGGCTGAGCCACCCGGAGGAGGGCCAGCGTTTCATGCGCTTCTTGGCCCCGGACGTGCTCGACGAGCGCTTCGTCGGCTCGCCCATCATGGTTACCGTCCCGCTCTTCACCTTCATCGGCTACACGATGGCCGAGTCGCGGACGCCGGAGCGCATCGTGCGCGCGTCGAACGCCTTCTTCGGCTGGATGCCCGGTGGGTTGGCCATCGTCTGCATCGTCGCCAGCGCCTTCTTCACGACCCTGACGGGCGGCAGCGCGGTGACCATCGTGGCCATCGGCGCCCTCCTGTATCCGGCGCTGCTCAAGCGCGGCTACCCCAAGGACTACGCGCTCGGCGTGGTCATGACCGGCGGCTCGCTGGGCCTGCTCTTGCCGCCTTCGTTGCCCATCCTGGTCTACTCCCTGGTCGCCGGCATCGACTTCACCAAGGCCTTCAAGGCGGCGGTTATCCCCGGCCTGTTGGTCGTCGCGCTGCTCGGCGTGCATGCCGCCTACGTGGGCGTGAAGGCCAAAATCCCCCGCACCAAGCCCAACCTCTCGGAAATGGGCTCGAGCCTCTGGTACGTCAAATGGGAGCTCGGGATCCCGTTCTTGATCCTGGGCGGACTGTTCACGGGGCTCACGGACATCGACGAGGTCGCGGCGCTGGCAGCGCTCTACGTCGTGACCATCGAGATCTTCGTCTACAAGGACCTGACGCTGCGGGACATCCCGCGCATCGCTCGGAGCTCCATCGCCCTGGCCGGCGCCATCATCCTGATCATGGCGATGGCGATGGCGCTGACCAACTACATCATCAACGAGAAGATCCCGCAGCAGATCTTCGACTGGGTCACGGGCATGGGCGTGACCAAGCCCTGGCACTTCCTGATCGCGCTCAACGTGTTCCTGTACATCCAGGGCATGGTGATGGACGGCTTCAGCGCCATCCTCGTCGCAGTCCCGCTGCTGATCCCCTTCGCCGCGCAGTTCGGCCTCTCGCCGTTCCACCTGGCGATGATGTTCCTCCTCAACCTCGAGATCGCCTACCTGAGCCCGCCGCTCGGCCAGAACTTGTTCGTGACCAGCTTCAGGTTCAACAAGCCGATGGTGCACCTGTACCGGATCGCGGTGCCTTTCATCGCCATCCTGGTCGTCGGTCTGATCATCCTCATGACCACGCCCAAGCTCTCGACGTTCGCGATCGAAGGCGACATCAAGGCCGCGAAGGCCAAGGCCGCCGAGCACGGCGAGCCCCCGCGAGACGCCTGGATGATGGAGTGCGTGCAGGAGGACCGGAACAACCCCCTGCCTTGCAGCAAGGAGGACAAGGAGAAGTGGGGCGCGGGCAAGGAGATCAAGGCGCCCGAGGAGCCGACTCCCGATCAGCCCACGCCGGACGAGCCCACCCCCGACCCGAGCGCCGCCCCGACGGGCGACGACGACGACCAGGACATGCTCGACGAGATGATGGGCGGCGACAAGAAGGACGCCGCGAAGGACGCCGAGGCCCCGAAGAAGGGCGAGGACGACGACGAAGACCAGATGCTCGACGAGATGCTGAAGTAG
- the dctP gene encoding TRAP transporter substrate-binding protein DctP, giving the protein MVRKVLAAVLAAAFVVMGTAGVAQAKSTLKMATLAPKRSPWGKVFTTWSKAVDQKTNGEVTLDWLWNGTGGPEGAVVGKIKSGQLGGAAITAVGLGAIDKRFMALQMPGAFNSWAELDKARNAYSSELIASAAKDGFHIGGFGDVGIGRVMSKGFAVKVPGDLKGKHPGMINEDVIAPKVYEAIGGVTGVPSPVTGFLPKLNSGAIDVMNTPSLAAEQLQWASRLDHINTAETYYGIGAVVISQKQIDGLTADQREIVKSTGTKAAEMLTKRIRSADAAAFERLKKKMTVHEPTAAEKAEWKAVFKKACQNLKSAIPGDALGKVGAC; this is encoded by the coding sequence ATGGTCCGAAAGGTTCTCGCGGCAGTTCTGGCCGCCGCGTTCGTCGTCATGGGTACGGCGGGCGTCGCACAGGCGAAGTCGACACTGAAGATGGCGACGCTGGCTCCGAAGCGAAGCCCGTGGGGCAAGGTCTTCACGACTTGGTCGAAGGCCGTCGATCAGAAGACGAACGGCGAGGTCACCCTCGACTGGCTCTGGAACGGAACCGGCGGACCGGAGGGCGCGGTCGTCGGCAAGATCAAGAGCGGTCAGCTGGGCGGCGCGGCCATCACGGCGGTGGGCCTGGGCGCCATCGACAAACGCTTCATGGCGCTTCAGATGCCCGGCGCGTTCAACAGCTGGGCCGAGCTCGACAAGGCCCGCAACGCCTACTCCTCGGAGCTGATCGCCTCGGCAGCCAAGGACGGCTTCCACATCGGCGGCTTCGGCGACGTGGGCATCGGCCGCGTGATGTCCAAGGGCTTCGCGGTGAAGGTGCCCGGTGATCTGAAGGGCAAGCACCCCGGAATGATCAACGAGGACGTCATCGCCCCGAAGGTCTACGAGGCCATCGGCGGTGTCACCGGTGTGCCCTCTCCGGTCACCGGGTTCTTGCCGAAGCTCAACAGCGGCGCCATCGACGTCATGAACACGCCGTCGCTCGCGGCCGAGCAGCTGCAATGGGCGTCCCGCCTCGACCACATCAACACGGCAGAGACCTACTACGGCATCGGCGCCGTGGTGATCAGCCAGAAGCAGATCGACGGCCTCACCGCCGACCAGCGGGAGATCGTCAAGAGCACGGGCACCAAGGCCGCCGAGATGCTCACCAAGCGCATCCGCAGCGCGGACGCAGCTGCGTTCGAGCGGCTCAAGAAGAAGATGACCGTGCACGAGCCGACCGCCGCCGAGAAGGCCGAGTGGAAGGCGGTCTTCAAGAAGGCCTGCCAGAATCTGAAGTCGGCGATCCCCGGCGACGCGCTGGGCAAAGTCGGCGCCTGCTGA
- a CDS encoding DEAD/DEAH box helicase, with translation MSASLADRVGTAMASALLKKGYAELTPVQEAVLGPELAGHDVRLSSQTGSGKTVAIGLLLREAVEAHASRTVRLAPPVALVVTPTRELAKQVEEELGWLFSPYGVAVTSVTGGASYRDERRALSGSPAVVVGTPGRLLDHLGRGALSLAGLHAVVLDEADRMLDMGFRDDIEAIFAQAPEGRRTHLVSATFPREVKALADSVQHEPREVFGSPRGAANLDIEHVVHVIDARDRFDALVNLLLAHPDEQMLVFARTRADVAHVTSELMQAGFMVSSLSGEMEQAERNRALAAFKTGRYRALIATDVAARGIDVAGIARVIHFEPPNDRDSYTHRSGRTGRAGRKGVSSILVAPAGLSRALSLLTRLGLEPRFEPIPGPEEIRALGGARWYDDLTADDPDGIVVPFEAATWALAKSLAAHPSVVRVIARLLVRAGQMGPTEPRELAQPDPESLRRRYGSAGGKPPRAQRQATEWVSFHVSWGEERGADPRRLLALSCRRGQIRGSDVGSIRVLRRHSIVDVTAAAAGDFATHACRPDPREPHIQIRPMTGAESQRPTAPRRGPPPRHFDRKKKPPKR, from the coding sequence ATGAGCGCCTCGCTCGCAGACCGGGTCGGCACCGCCATGGCGAGCGCCCTTCTGAAGAAGGGCTACGCGGAGCTCACGCCAGTGCAGGAGGCGGTGCTCGGGCCGGAGCTCGCGGGCCACGACGTGCGGCTCTCGTCGCAGACCGGGTCGGGCAAGACGGTGGCCATCGGCCTGCTCCTGCGCGAAGCAGTGGAGGCCCACGCCTCGCGCACGGTGCGCCTCGCGCCGCCGGTGGCGCTGGTGGTCACTCCGACGCGCGAGCTGGCCAAGCAGGTCGAGGAAGAGCTCGGCTGGCTGTTTTCGCCCTACGGCGTGGCGGTCACCTCCGTGACCGGCGGTGCTTCCTACCGGGACGAACGCCGGGCGCTCAGCGGCTCGCCCGCCGTGGTGGTGGGGACACCGGGACGCCTGCTCGACCACCTGGGCCGCGGCGCGCTCTCGCTCGCAGGTCTCCACGCCGTCGTGCTCGACGAGGCGGATCGCATGCTCGACATGGGCTTCCGCGACGACATCGAGGCCATCTTCGCCCAGGCCCCGGAAGGGCGTCGTACCCACCTGGTGAGCGCGACCTTTCCCCGAGAGGTCAAGGCGCTGGCGGACAGCGTGCAACACGAGCCGCGCGAGGTCTTCGGCTCTCCGCGTGGCGCCGCCAACCTCGACATCGAGCACGTGGTCCACGTGATCGACGCGCGGGATCGCTTCGACGCGCTGGTCAACTTGCTCCTGGCCCACCCGGACGAGCAGATGTTGGTCTTCGCCCGCACCCGCGCCGACGTCGCGCACGTGACCTCCGAGCTGATGCAGGCCGGCTTCATGGTCAGCTCCCTGTCGGGCGAGATGGAGCAGGCGGAGCGCAATCGGGCGCTCGCTGCCTTCAAGACCGGCCGCTACCGCGCCCTGATCGCCACGGACGTCGCAGCTCGCGGCATCGACGTGGCCGGCATCGCCCGCGTGATCCACTTCGAGCCGCCGAACGACCGCGACAGCTACACGCACCGGAGCGGCCGCACCGGGCGCGCCGGGCGCAAAGGGGTGAGCTCGATTCTGGTCGCGCCCGCCGGGCTCTCGCGCGCGCTCTCGCTGCTCACGCGGCTGGGCCTGGAGCCGCGCTTCGAGCCCATCCCGGGTCCGGAGGAGATCCGCGCGCTCGGTGGGGCGCGCTGGTACGACGACCTCACCGCCGACGATCCCGACGGGATCGTGGTGCCCTTCGAGGCCGCGACCTGGGCCTTGGCCAAGAGCTTGGCGGCCCATCCGAGCGTGGTCCGGGTGATCGCCCGGCTCCTGGTGCGGGCAGGCCAGATGGGGCCGACCGAGCCCCGCGAGCTCGCCCAGCCCGATCCGGAGTCGCTCCGGCGCCGCTACGGCAGCGCCGGCGGCAAGCCCCCGCGGGCCCAGCGCCAGGCGACTGAGTGGGTGAGCTTCCACGTTTCCTGGGGAGAGGAACGCGGCGCCGATCCGCGCCGCCTCCTGGCGCTGTCGTGCCGGCGCGGGCAAATCCGTGGCAGCGACGTCGGCAGCATCCGCGTGCTCCGGCGGCATTCCATCGTCGATGTCACGGCCGCGGCCGCCGGTGACTTCGCCACCCACGCCTGCCGGCCCGATCCGCGGGAGCCGCACATCCAGATCCGGCCCATGACCGGCGCCGAGAGTCAGCGCCCGACCGCGCCCCGGCGCGGCCCGCCGCCGCGCCACTTCGATCGGAAGAAGAAGCCGCCGAAGCGCTGA
- a CDS encoding TRAP transporter small permease subunit, with amino-acid sequence MTDQDDRDERDEAEAQKQDAAGAKSDEAAPQKNANSDAAAAPTDAKSDEAAPQRDAKSDEAAPQKDAKSDEAAAKEDAKSDEAAAKEDAKSDEAAPQKDAKSDEAEAQKDAGASDADAPKADETDEDAEPAAAASEVGAKPADAGQRPAMPKVEVDPETSSRKPAAWGLPLVRLDAGWTKWEIFLCTVVLVLEVLVLSLWVGLKGLSTSADGASKAGVVFRMLTGAVVLGGVGFLAMRKQKKSLQRVAAISGVVLGIATGKLWGNVGVEWASNMLNWFQQASTLTLFGGLRGLGTRLTLLLALLGGSLATASGKHINIDLLTRFVRPKARLYVMVVGWLSTAFICGVAGWGFFDHIAIDDFNAKAEARPAEKVSTVTKGMGEHAFMLRKQIALDLKSLPHVVAGERYAEWLGSEEWNGWIRDAGFAERYGADKAKLLEITADMKRSPIVVIPEKGEPRGDLIKSANLVFPFGLFVLVFRFVLLSLLALSGHFSVNFESAADEIKRRHDEDVDDQGDKPEEQGT; translated from the coding sequence ATGACCGACCAGGACGACCGCGACGAGCGGGACGAGGCCGAGGCGCAGAAGCAAGACGCGGCCGGCGCCAAGTCCGACGAAGCCGCGCCTCAGAAGAACGCCAACTCCGACGCGGCCGCTGCTCCGACGGACGCCAAGTCCGACGAAGCTGCGCCTCAGAGGGACGCCAAGTCCGACGAAGCTGCGCCTCAGAAGGACGCCAAGTCCGACGAAGCTGCGGCGAAGGAGGACGCCAAGTCCGACGAAGCTGCGGCGAAGGAGGACGCCAAGTCCGACGAAGCTGCGCCTCAGAAGGACGCCAAGTCCGACGAGGCCGAGGCTCAGAAGGACGCCGGGGCCAGCGACGCCGATGCGCCGAAGGCCGACGAGACCGACGAGGACGCCGAGCCGGCAGCGGCGGCGTCCGAGGTGGGCGCCAAGCCGGCGGACGCGGGGCAAAGGCCAGCGATGCCGAAGGTCGAGGTGGACCCGGAGACCAGCTCGAGGAAGCCCGCGGCCTGGGGCCTGCCGTTGGTGCGCCTCGACGCGGGGTGGACCAAGTGGGAGATCTTCCTCTGCACCGTCGTCCTCGTGCTCGAGGTCCTGGTGCTCTCGCTCTGGGTCGGCCTCAAGGGTCTGTCCACCTCGGCGGACGGCGCCAGCAAGGCTGGCGTGGTGTTCCGCATGCTCACCGGGGCGGTGGTGTTGGGAGGCGTCGGCTTCCTCGCGATGCGCAAGCAGAAGAAGTCGCTGCAGCGCGTGGCGGCCATCAGCGGCGTCGTCCTCGGCATCGCGACCGGAAAGCTCTGGGGCAACGTCGGCGTGGAGTGGGCATCCAACATGCTCAACTGGTTCCAGCAGGCTTCGACGCTCACGTTGTTCGGCGGCCTGCGCGGCCTGGGGACGCGCCTCACGCTGCTCCTGGCGCTGCTCGGCGGCTCCCTGGCCACCGCCTCCGGCAAGCACATCAACATCGACCTGCTCACGCGCTTCGTGCGGCCCAAGGCTCGCCTGTACGTGATGGTCGTCGGTTGGCTCTCCACGGCCTTCATCTGCGGCGTGGCCGGCTGGGGCTTCTTCGACCACATCGCCATCGACGACTTCAACGCCAAGGCCGAGGCTCGGCCGGCGGAGAAGGTCTCCACGGTGACCAAGGGCATGGGCGAGCACGCCTTCATGCTCAGAAAGCAGATCGCGCTCGATCTGAAGTCGCTGCCCCACGTCGTCGCCGGTGAGCGCTACGCGGAGTGGCTGGGCAGCGAGGAGTGGAACGGCTGGATCCGCGACGCGGGCTTCGCGGAGCGTTACGGCGCGGACAAGGCCAAGCTGCTCGAGATCACCGCCGACATGAAGCGCTCGCCCATCGTGGTCATCCCGGAGAAGGGTGAGCCCCGCGGGGATCTGATCAAGTCGGCGAACCTGGTCTTCCCCTTCGGTCTGTTCGTGCTGGTCTTCCGCTTCGTGCTGCTCTCGCTCCTGGCGCTGAGCGGGCACTTCAGCGTCAACTTCGAGTCGGCCGCCGACGAGATCAAGCGGCGACACGACGAGGACGTCGACGACCAAGGCGACAAACCCGAGGAGCAGGGCACATGA